One genomic segment of Brassica napus cultivar Da-Ae chromosome A3, Da-Ae, whole genome shotgun sequence includes these proteins:
- the LOC125607173 gene encoding uncharacterized protein At4g04775-like — protein sequence MTNMNHSEGIPSRCWCGKGIVTYVSKTKENPYRRFFRCEIGIQRKNENHIFKWVDEALLDEIQRMDEHQTRISEEIEDLRSSMKKTVEEEVMKHKNSIDVGCLGSILTILCLWSKRD from the exons ATGACGAACATGAATCACAGTGAAGGAATCCCTTCCAGATGCTGGTGTGGGAAGGGGATTGTCACATATGTTTCAAAAACCAAAGAGAACCCATACAGACGGTTCTTCAGATGCGAGATTGGTATACAG AGAAAGAACGAAAACCATATTTTTAAGTGGGTAGACGAGGCTCTGTTAGATGAGATTCAGAGGATGGATGAGCATCAGACgagaattagcgaggaaattgaAGATCTGAGAAGTTCCATGAAGAAGACAGTTGAGGAGGAAGTTATGAAACATAAGAATTCGATCGATGTAGGTTGTTTAGGATCCATTCTCACTATTTTATGTCTCTGGTCCAAACGTGATTGA
- the LOC106359214 gene encoding uncharacterized protein LOC106359214 has protein sequence MKINVYASCGLWKSSLNNGWGFLVDEAKGGRLLTLDTSSSFENLKVMVCEDFGIDINMVNIELSYLPSDLINSIYSPPVIITSERQVQNFLTYVKNKASTQLCVSTQASNIAEGGTESHNREEAPMESDDSSDMDSEEDVEVPDTEDDKECDKEKINEDGVRFSLVDVVKKGQSFTSKTLLKATFEICAMKNNFDYVVVRSDKKVWYIRCSDDDCTWRVRAEGLTGSSYFIIKKYVPDHSCAASNRKGSVRTVSAKTVGTLIMHKYETAKEGPRSDDIIQYMRMVHGVEISYSLAWDAREYAINAVKGIPEKGYEKIPKYLHMMKEANPGSHTFYERDTKGRFKFLFISFGQSVRGFYAAIRKVIVVDGTFLKSKFKGVLLVATALDGNSSLYPIAFGIVDSENDLAWNWFMRQLNMVIADDHSLAFVSDRNSSIAKAIARVYPQAHHGICIHHLLNNVVTYFSGKGVAGLVAKASKAYRAADFRKVFTAIFAISPEIGQYLIDADVRKWARCQFPGYRYDMRTTNPAESINAALRTPREFPVIPLLDSIREMMTRWFFKRRTLSSKHSKPLTIAVEKKIDRRIEKGKTFKVFPVSDHRFLVQGDTFDCSVDLVRRTCSCGKFDLMKIPCRHAIKAGFSVGIRPHTLTDDMYTTASWRSAYEESINPISVPEDTWKVPSHVEKSKMLPPESRRAAGRRKKRRYETAEDKIRSSQGTQRSTVRKCSRCGIEGHNRRTCDRAI, from the coding sequence ATGAAGATTAACGTATATGCTTCATGTGGGTTGTGGAAATCGTCTCTGAACAATGGATGGGGATTTCTTGTCGATGAAGCAAAAGGAGGCAGGTTACTTACTTTGGACACAAGTTCAAGCTTTGAAAACCTAAAGGTTATGGTGTGTGAAGACTTTGGAATTGATATTAACATGGTCAATATCGAGCTGAGTTATTTACCTTCCGATTTGATCAATAGCATCTACTCACCCCCTGTTATCATCACCAGTGAAAGACAAGTTCAAAATTTTCTGACATATGTAAAGAACAAAGCTTCGACGCAGTTGTGTGTGAGTACTCAAGCCTCTAACATAGCGGAAGGAGGTACGGAGTCGCATAATAGAGAGGAAGCGCCAATGGAGTCCGACGATTCAAGTGATATGGATTCAGAAGAAGATGTTGAGGTACCTGACACTGAAGATGACAAAGAGTGTGACAAAGAGAAGATCAATGAAGATGGTGTTCGCTTTTCTTTGGTGGATGTTGTGAAGAAGGGTCAATCTTTTACTTCCAAAACACTTTTGAAGGCAACATTCGAAATATGTgcaatgaaaaataatttcgACTACGTGGTTGTCAGATCGGATAAAAAAGTGTGGTATATTCGTTGCTCAGATGATGATTGCACCTGGCGTGTTCGTGCAGAGGGTTTAACAGGCTcatcgtattttatcatcaaaaagTATGTACCTGATCATTCATGTGCTGCATCCAATAGGAAGGGTTCTGTTAGGACAGTTTCTGCAAAAACAGTGGGCACTTTGATTATGCATAAGTATGAAACTGCTAAAGAAGGACCGAGATCGGATGACATAATCCAGTATATGCGTATGGTACATGGAGTTGAGATATCCTATTCTTTGGCATGGGATGCCCGTGAATATGCAATCAACGCAGTGAAAGGTATTCCAGAGAAAGGTTACGAAAAAATTCCTAAATACTTGCATATGATGAAGGAAGCTAATCCAGGCTCACACACGTTTTATGAAAGGGATACAAAAGGGAGATTCAAATTCCTCTTCATCTCGTTTGGTCAGAGTGTTCGCGGTTTCTATGCTGCAATTCGAAAAGttattgtggtggatgggacgTTTTTGAAGAGCAAATTCAAAGGAGTCTTACTAGTTGCTACTGCATTAGATGGAAACTCGAGTTTATATCCTATTGCCTTTGGAATTGTTGACTCAGAGAATGACCTCGCGTGGAACTGGTTTATGAGACAACTTAATATGGTCATTGCTGACGACCATTCTTTAGCTTTTGTGTCTGATAGGAATTCCTCAATTGCTAAAGCTATTGCGAGAGTGTATCCGCAAGCTCATCATGGAATTTGCATTCACCACTTGCTGAATAATGTTGTAACATATTTCAGCGGAAAAGGTGTGGCTGGTTtggttgcaaaggcttctaaagCTTATCGAGCCGCTGATTTTCGTAAGGTCTTCACTGCTATTTTTGCTATTAGTCCTGAAATTGGTCAGTATCTCATAGATGCCGATGTGAGGAAGTGGGCTCGTTGTCAGTTTCCGGGTTACAGATATGATATGAGGACTACTAACCCTGCGGAGTCGATAAATGCAGCTTTGCGTACGCCTAGAGAGTTTCCAGTGATACCTTTGTTGGACAGCATTAGGGAAATGATGACTCGATGGTTTTTCAAGCGTAGAACTTTAAGTTCTAAGCATTCGAAGCCACTGACCATTGCcgtggagaagaagattgaCAGAAGGATTGAGAAGGGTAAAACATTTAAGGTGTTTCCAGTTAGCGATCATCGGTTTTTAGTTCAAGGTGACACTTTCGACTGCTCGGTAGACTTGGTCAGACGCACGTGTTCTTGTGGGAAATTCGATCTGATGAAAATCCCATGCAGGCACGCCATAAAAGCAGGTTTCAGTGTTGGAATAAGACCACACACACTCACAGACGACATGTACACTACTGCCTCATGGCGCTCGGCTTATGAAGAAAGCATAAATCCTATTAGCGTCCCTGAAGATACATGGAAAGTTCCATCTCATGTGGAGAAGTCGAAAATGCTTCCTCCAGAGAGTAGACGAGCTGCGGGTAGGAGAAAGAAACGCAGATACGAGACAGCCGAAGACAAGATCCGTTCGTCACAAGGAACTCAACGCTCTACAGTTCGGAAATGCAGTCGATGTGGGATTGAAGGTCACAATAGGAGAACATGTGATAGAGCAATATAG
- the BNAA03G31140D gene encoding uncharacterized protein BNAA03G31140D codes for MEKTEMSRRDVIVCREIWYVMAILSLFGLSISLNLLWPPGAKSPGSSPFLRDCAVSATTFYAVTVLRYLLFTDPPSTNGYKDFTTEKERVPQLVFAELALLALMTSPSMYSLLVDHDVLLYMSLFTISLFTGGVGLIQLSDKFRMEMKNAYITLLCGWLCCLFGTYIFIYLPSINVAMILAGVYWLFFFFIIVYNYRS; via the coding sequence aTGGAGAAGACTGAAATGAGTCGAAGAGATGTGATTGTATGCCGAGAAATATGGTATGTAATGGCTATACTCTCGCTCTTTGGCCTCTCCATATCACTCAATCTTCTTTGGCCACCTGGGGCAAAGTCACCAGGATCGTCTCCTTTCCTCAGGGACTGCGCAGTGAGTGCCACAACATTCTATGCAGTGACGGTACTCAGGTATCTCTTATTCACCGATCCTCCTTCAACTAATGGTTACAAGGATTTTACTACAGAGAAAGAGAGGGTTCCTCAGCTTGTCTTTGCGGAGCTTGCGTTATTGGCGTTAATGACATCTCCGTCAATGTATTCACTTTTGGTGGATCATGACGTATTGTTATACATGTCGTTATTCACCATATCGTTGTTCACTGGTGGGGTAGGTCTGATTCAGCTATCAGATAAGTTTAGGATGGAGATGAAGAATGCTTATATCACGCTTCTTTGCGGTTGGTTGTGTTGCCTTTTTGgcacttatatttttatttatctccCCAGTATAAACGTGGCTATGATTCTTGCAGGAGTTTATTGgttgttcttcttttttatcaTTGTATATAATTACCGCAGTTAG
- the LOC106439245 gene encoding transcription initiation factor IIB-2, whose protein sequence is MSDAFCSDCKKHTEVVFDHSAGDTVCSECGLVLESHSIDETSEWRTFANESGDNDPVRVGGPTNPLLADGGLTTVISKPNGSSGDFLSSSLGRWQNRGSNPDRGLIVAFKTIATMADRLGLVATIKDRANEIYKRVEDQKSSRGRNQDALLAACLYIACRQEDKPRTVKEICSVANGATKKEIGRAKEYIVKQLGLETGQSVEMGTIHAGDFMRRFCSNLGMTNQTVKAAQESVKKSEEFDIRRSPISIAAAVIYIITQLSDEKKPLRDISVATGVAEGTIRNSYKDLYPHLPKIIPAWYAKEEDLKNLQSP, encoded by the exons ATGAGCGACGCGTTCTGCTCGGACTGCAAGAAACACACGGAGGTCGTGTTCGATCACTCCGCCGGAGACACCGTCTGCTCGGAGTGCGGCCTCGTCCTCGAGTCTCACTCAATCGACGAAACCTCCGAGTGGCGCACCTTCGCCAACGAGTCGGGCGACAACGATCCCGTCCGCGTCGGTGGTCCGACGAACCCGCTTCTCGCCGACGGGGGTCTCACCACCGTCATTTCGAAACCTAACGGATCGTCCGGGGACTTTCTCTCGTCTTCGCTTGGTCGTTGGCAGAACCGGGGATCGAACCCTGATCGTGGGCTTATCGTCGCGTTCAAGACGATCGCCACTATGGCTGATAG GTTGGGGCTTGTGGCGACCATCAAG GACCGAGCCAATGAGATATATAAAAGGGTAGAGGATCAGAAGTCAAGCAGAGGAAGGAATCAGGATGCTCTTTTGGCTGCTTGTTTATACATTGCTTGTCGGCAAGAGGACAAGCCACGAACAGTCAAGG AAATATGTTCTGTTGCCAATGGAGCTACTAAGAAGGAGATTGGTCGTGCAAAAGAGTATATAGTCAAACAGTTGGGACTTGAAACTGGACAATCAGTAGAAATGGGAACTATCCACGCCGGAGACTTCATG AGACGTTTTTGCTCCAATCTTGGTATGACTAACCAAACGGTGAAGGCGGCTCAAGAATCTGTGAAGAAGTCAGAGGAGTTCGATATAAG GAGGAGTCCCATATCGATTGCAGCAGCGGTTATATACATCATAACACAGCTCTCTGATGAGAAGAAGCCTCTTCGAG ATATCTCAGTGGCAACTGGAGTTGCAGAAGGAACTATTAGGAACTCGTACAAAGATCTCTACCCTCACCTTCCCAAGATCATACCAGCTTGGTATGCTAAAGAAGAAGATCTCAAGAACCTTCAGAGCCCTTAg
- the LOC106439244 gene encoding pumilio homolog 4 isoform X2, with the protein MYTDSYTDTRSNMNRGSNAADLEDRFQRELESLLQQHRNHQTFGSQRGDRDVVADVHRSGSAPPTVEGLLRAMDNQYLMNTNADYIRDAANVGVELLSDDELRWHPAYLSYYYSNEHSNPRLPPPLLSREDWRVAQRFHNGETVFDPVGEWRKKGENSNSNSNNNSSSSLFSVQPGVEQAESDLMELRNAVAQGRSQKTAVQRLDPGLGPRRKSFADILQEGLDRDAALRSQLSRPASCNTFRDMNDPAVLTNFSPGGFDSPLAFHESLHSAGQNTPNAMLGSNMSSPVPRNRTPESHLVGRASASGLPPIGTRVGPVEKKNTFGSAIHTAADVADTLSRLNMAEMNQVKDNLMQSQIQVELENQSDVMRYIPNGHKKALRQQGIGMTESNDQLFSSNYGGVMSGYGTSLGASTVASHGQVNIPKRASSSASLYSTSDRSRLGSLGLSDNIQNANVNGMDFSTAGGYLVNNKLNSLAEHYSPEGSHLNGEGDIQNLNRLINQAAAELHSPIMDPHYSQYRHTASATGAPSDHPLLRNNLGTSNGDTANEYLAMLLAQQRHQLGNLSAANSRLFDNPPYDLGSMYLGNHLPSPSKNSRNLQNMRMSQSAASMMKIPLGGLPGSSHVDIGSATEASLLEGFKNNKTRSLELSEIVGHVIEFSMDQYGSRFIQQKLETATDEEKNAIFPEILPYGRTLMTDVFGNYVIQKFFEHGTNKQRKELAEQVTGHVLALSLQMYGCRVIQKALEVVDVEQQAQMVRELDGSVLKCVHDQNGNHVIQKCIERLPQECIQFIISSFYGKVLALSTHPYGCRVIQRVLEHIDDIETQRIIMEEIMNSVCTLAQDQYGNYVIQHIIQHGKPHERTEIINKLAGQIVTMSQQKFASNVVEKCLTFGGPEERQVLVNEMLGYTDENEPLQAMMKDPFGNYVVQKVLETCDDQSLSLIISRIKVHLNALKRYTYGKHIVARVEKLITTGERRIGLSSSLAANASP; encoded by the exons ATGTATACTGATAGCTACACGGACACGCGATCAAACATGAACCGAGGATCCAATGCCGCCGATCTCGAGGATCGATTCCAGAGAGAGCTCGAATCTCTCCTGCAACAGCATCGCAACCACCAAACATTCGGCTCGCAACGAGGAGACCGAGACGTCGTCGCCGATGTGCACAGAAGCGGAAGCGCGCCGCCGACGGTGGAAGGTTTGTTGAGAGCCATGGATAATCAATACTTAATGAACACCAACGCTGATTACATCAGAGACGCTGCGAACGTCGGCGTCGAGCTTTTATCCGACGACGAGTTGCGTTGGCACCCTGCGTATTTATCGTACTACTACTCGAACGAGCACTCGAACCCGAGGCTGCCGCCTCCGTTGCTGTCTAGGGAGGATTGGAGAGTTGCTCAGAGGTTTCATAATGGTGAGACGGTGTTTGATCCTGTTGGGGAGTGGAGGAAGAAAGGTGAGAACAGCAACagcaacagcaacaacaactcCTCGTCGTCGCTATTCTCTGTTCAGCCTGGTGTTGAGCAGGCGGAGAGTGATTTGATGGAGCTGAGGAATGCTGTAGCGCAGGGACGCTCTCAGAAGACGGCTGTGCAGAGGCTAGATCCTGGGCTTGGGCCCAGAAGGAAGAGTTTCGCTGATATACTTCAG GAAGGACTTGACAGAGATGCAGCCTTACGCAGCCAGCTTTCTCGGCCTGCGAGTTGCAACACTTTCCGCGACATGAACGATCCTGCTGTCTTAACGAATTTTAGTCCGGGTGGATTCGACAGCCCATTAGCATTCCATGAGTCTTTACATTCCGCTGGACAGAACACTCCAAATGCTATGCTGGGATCTAACATGAGTTCTCCGGTGCCAAGGAATAGAACTCCTGAGTCACATCTAGTAGGGCGAGCGTCGGCCTCTGGTTTGCCCCCTATTGGAACAAGAGTCGGTCCTGTCGAGAAGAAGAATACGTTTGGCTCAGCCATCCACACTGCTGCTGATGTTGCTGACACGCTGTCGAGGTTGAACATGGCAGAGATGAATCAAGTCAAAGATAACCTTATGCAGTCCCAGATTCAGGTGGAATTGGAGAATCAATCTGATGTCATGCGTTACATACCCAATGGTCATAAGAAGGCTCTGCGTCAACAGGGTATTGGTATGACAGAGTCAAACGATCAGTTATTTTCTTCAAATTATGGTGGAGTTATGAGTGGTTATGGAACAAGCCTTGGTGCTTCTACGGTGGCTTCCCACGGACAGGTCAACATCCCTAAACGAGCCTCCTCTTCGGCGAGTCTATACTCAACTTCAGACCGCTCTAGATTAGGAAGCCTGGGCTTATCTGATAATATTCAGAATGCAAATGTTAATGGAATGGACTTCTCCACAGCTGGTGGTTATTTGGTAAATAACAAGTTGAATTCACTAGCTGAGCACTATTCCCCTGAAG GCTCACATTTGAATGGGGAAGGGGATATACAAAACTTGAATAGATTGATAAACCAAGCTGCTGCTGAGCTTCATTCTCCAATTATGGACCCTCATTACAGCCAGTATCGGCATACGGCATCAGCTACTGGTGCACCAAGTGATCATCCTCTTCTTAGAAACAATCTCGGGACATCAAATGGAGATACAGCTAATGAGTATCTCGCGATGTTACTTGCTCAGCAGAGGCATCAGCTGGGTAATCTCAGTGCTGCAAATTCCAGATTGTTTGATAATCCTCCATATGATCTTGGCAGCATGTATCTGGGAAACCATTTACCTTCTCCTTCCAAGAATTCAAGAAACCTCCAGAACATGCGAATGTCACAATCTGCTGCCTCAATGATGAAAATCCCCCTTGGAGGATTACCGGGATCTTCCCATGTAGATATCGGCAGCGCAACGGAAGCATCATTACTAGAAGGGTTCAAGAACaacaagacaaggtctttggagcTTTCAGAAATAGTTGGGCATGTGATTGAGTTCAG CATGGATCAATACGGAAGTCGTTTCATTCAGCAAAAACTTGAGACTGCAACAGATGAGGAAAAGAATGCAATATTCCCTGAAATACTTCCTTATGGTCGCACTTTAATGACAGATGTCTTTGGAAATTATGTCATTCAAAAG ttttttgagCATGGTACAAACAAACAGAGAAAAGAACTCGCTGAACAAGTTACTGGCCACGTTTTGGCTCTCTCTCTACAAATGTATGGCTGCAGGGTTATCCAAAAG GCGTTGGAGGTGGTTGATGTTGAGCAGCAAGCTCAAATGGTGCGAGAGCTTGATGGGTCTGTCTTGAAATGCGTTCATGATCAGAATGGTAATCATGTGATCCAGAAGTGTATTGAGCGTCTTCCTCAGGAATGCATACAGTTCATTATTTCCTCATTTTATGGGAAAGTCTTAGCTCTTTCAACACACCCTTATGGATGCCGTGTTATCCAg AGGGTACTGGAGCATATTGATGACATAGAAACCCAACGGATCATTATGGAGGAAATCATGAACTCAGTCTGCACTCTAGCTCAAGATCAGTACGGGAACTATGTTATTCAG CATATCATACAACACGGTAAACCACACGAACGGACAGAAATTATCAATAAGCTTGCTGGGCAGATTGTGACGATGAGTCAACAGAAATTTGCTTCTAACGTTGTTGAAAAGTGCTTAACGTTTGGCGGTCCAGAGGAACGCCAGGTTCTAGTGAATGAGATGCTTGGCTATACTGATGAAAACGAGCCTCTTCAG GCGATGATGAAGGATCCATTCGGGAACTACGTAGTGCAGAAGGTTCTTGAAACATGCGATGATCAAAGCCTTTCACTCATTATTTCTCGCATCAAAGTCCACTTGAATGCCTTGAAGCGATACACATATGGGAAACACATCGTTGCCCGCGTTGAGAAACTTATCACCACTGGAG AGAGAAGAATCGGGCTCTCGTCATCTCTAGCTGCAAATGCTTCTCCTTAG
- the LOC106439244 gene encoding pumilio homolog 4 isoform X1, which translates to MYTDSYTDTRSNMNRGSNAADLEDRFQRELESLLQQHRNHQTFGSQRGDRDVVADVHRSGSAPPTVEGLLRAMDNQYLMNTNADYIRDAANVGVELLSDDELRWHPAYLSYYYSNEHSNPRLPPPLLSREDWRVAQRFHNGETVFDPVGEWRKKGENSNSNSNNNSSSSLFSVQPGVEQAESDLMELRNAVAQGRSQKTAVQRLDPGLGPRRKSFADILQEGLDRDAALRSQLSRPASCNTFRDMNDPAVLTNFSPGGFDSPLAFHESLHSAGQNTPNAMLGSNMSSPVPRNRTPESHLVGRASASGLPPIGTRVGPVEKKNTFGSAIHTAADVADTLSRLNMAEMNQVKDNLMQSQIQVELENQSDVMRYIPNGHKKALRQQGIGMTESNDQLFSSNYGGVMSGYGTSLGASTVASHGQVNIPKRASSSASLYSTSDRSRLGSLGLSDNIQNANVNGMDFSTAGGYLVNNKLNSLAEHYSPEGSHLNGEGDIQNLNRLINQAAAELHSPIMDPHYSQYRHTASATGAPSDHPLLRNNLGTSNGDTANEYLAMLLAQQRHQLGNLSAANSRLFDNPPYDLGSMYLGNHLPSPSKNSRNLQNMRMSQSAASMMKIPLGGLPGSSHVDIGSATEASLLEGFKNNKTRSLELSEIVGHVIEFSMDQYGSRFIQQKLETATDEEKNAIFPEILPYGRTLMTDVFGNYVIQKFFEHGTNKQRKELAEQVTGHVLALSLQMYGCRVIQKALEVVDVEQQAQMVRELDGSVLKCVHDQNGNHVIQKCIERLPQECIQFIISSFYGKVLALSTHPYGCRVIQRVLEHIDDIETQRIIMEEIMNSVCTLAQDQYGNYVIQHIIQHGKPHERTEIINKLAGQIVTMSQQKFASNVVEKCLTFGGPEERQVLVNEMLGYTDENEPLQAMMKDPFGNYVVQKVLETCDDQSLSLIISRIKVHLNALKRYTYGKHIVARVEKLITTGGNYLFSLCITSSKTNVTDHDHASLFVF; encoded by the exons ATGTATACTGATAGCTACACGGACACGCGATCAAACATGAACCGAGGATCCAATGCCGCCGATCTCGAGGATCGATTCCAGAGAGAGCTCGAATCTCTCCTGCAACAGCATCGCAACCACCAAACATTCGGCTCGCAACGAGGAGACCGAGACGTCGTCGCCGATGTGCACAGAAGCGGAAGCGCGCCGCCGACGGTGGAAGGTTTGTTGAGAGCCATGGATAATCAATACTTAATGAACACCAACGCTGATTACATCAGAGACGCTGCGAACGTCGGCGTCGAGCTTTTATCCGACGACGAGTTGCGTTGGCACCCTGCGTATTTATCGTACTACTACTCGAACGAGCACTCGAACCCGAGGCTGCCGCCTCCGTTGCTGTCTAGGGAGGATTGGAGAGTTGCTCAGAGGTTTCATAATGGTGAGACGGTGTTTGATCCTGTTGGGGAGTGGAGGAAGAAAGGTGAGAACAGCAACagcaacagcaacaacaactcCTCGTCGTCGCTATTCTCTGTTCAGCCTGGTGTTGAGCAGGCGGAGAGTGATTTGATGGAGCTGAGGAATGCTGTAGCGCAGGGACGCTCTCAGAAGACGGCTGTGCAGAGGCTAGATCCTGGGCTTGGGCCCAGAAGGAAGAGTTTCGCTGATATACTTCAG GAAGGACTTGACAGAGATGCAGCCTTACGCAGCCAGCTTTCTCGGCCTGCGAGTTGCAACACTTTCCGCGACATGAACGATCCTGCTGTCTTAACGAATTTTAGTCCGGGTGGATTCGACAGCCCATTAGCATTCCATGAGTCTTTACATTCCGCTGGACAGAACACTCCAAATGCTATGCTGGGATCTAACATGAGTTCTCCGGTGCCAAGGAATAGAACTCCTGAGTCACATCTAGTAGGGCGAGCGTCGGCCTCTGGTTTGCCCCCTATTGGAACAAGAGTCGGTCCTGTCGAGAAGAAGAATACGTTTGGCTCAGCCATCCACACTGCTGCTGATGTTGCTGACACGCTGTCGAGGTTGAACATGGCAGAGATGAATCAAGTCAAAGATAACCTTATGCAGTCCCAGATTCAGGTGGAATTGGAGAATCAATCTGATGTCATGCGTTACATACCCAATGGTCATAAGAAGGCTCTGCGTCAACAGGGTATTGGTATGACAGAGTCAAACGATCAGTTATTTTCTTCAAATTATGGTGGAGTTATGAGTGGTTATGGAACAAGCCTTGGTGCTTCTACGGTGGCTTCCCACGGACAGGTCAACATCCCTAAACGAGCCTCCTCTTCGGCGAGTCTATACTCAACTTCAGACCGCTCTAGATTAGGAAGCCTGGGCTTATCTGATAATATTCAGAATGCAAATGTTAATGGAATGGACTTCTCCACAGCTGGTGGTTATTTGGTAAATAACAAGTTGAATTCACTAGCTGAGCACTATTCCCCTGAAG GCTCACATTTGAATGGGGAAGGGGATATACAAAACTTGAATAGATTGATAAACCAAGCTGCTGCTGAGCTTCATTCTCCAATTATGGACCCTCATTACAGCCAGTATCGGCATACGGCATCAGCTACTGGTGCACCAAGTGATCATCCTCTTCTTAGAAACAATCTCGGGACATCAAATGGAGATACAGCTAATGAGTATCTCGCGATGTTACTTGCTCAGCAGAGGCATCAGCTGGGTAATCTCAGTGCTGCAAATTCCAGATTGTTTGATAATCCTCCATATGATCTTGGCAGCATGTATCTGGGAAACCATTTACCTTCTCCTTCCAAGAATTCAAGAAACCTCCAGAACATGCGAATGTCACAATCTGCTGCCTCAATGATGAAAATCCCCCTTGGAGGATTACCGGGATCTTCCCATGTAGATATCGGCAGCGCAACGGAAGCATCATTACTAGAAGGGTTCAAGAACaacaagacaaggtctttggagcTTTCAGAAATAGTTGGGCATGTGATTGAGTTCAG CATGGATCAATACGGAAGTCGTTTCATTCAGCAAAAACTTGAGACTGCAACAGATGAGGAAAAGAATGCAATATTCCCTGAAATACTTCCTTATGGTCGCACTTTAATGACAGATGTCTTTGGAAATTATGTCATTCAAAAG ttttttgagCATGGTACAAACAAACAGAGAAAAGAACTCGCTGAACAAGTTACTGGCCACGTTTTGGCTCTCTCTCTACAAATGTATGGCTGCAGGGTTATCCAAAAG GCGTTGGAGGTGGTTGATGTTGAGCAGCAAGCTCAAATGGTGCGAGAGCTTGATGGGTCTGTCTTGAAATGCGTTCATGATCAGAATGGTAATCATGTGATCCAGAAGTGTATTGAGCGTCTTCCTCAGGAATGCATACAGTTCATTATTTCCTCATTTTATGGGAAAGTCTTAGCTCTTTCAACACACCCTTATGGATGCCGTGTTATCCAg AGGGTACTGGAGCATATTGATGACATAGAAACCCAACGGATCATTATGGAGGAAATCATGAACTCAGTCTGCACTCTAGCTCAAGATCAGTACGGGAACTATGTTATTCAG CATATCATACAACACGGTAAACCACACGAACGGACAGAAATTATCAATAAGCTTGCTGGGCAGATTGTGACGATGAGTCAACAGAAATTTGCTTCTAACGTTGTTGAAAAGTGCTTAACGTTTGGCGGTCCAGAGGAACGCCAGGTTCTAGTGAATGAGATGCTTGGCTATACTGATGAAAACGAGCCTCTTCAG GCGATGATGAAGGATCCATTCGGGAACTACGTAGTGCAGAAGGTTCTTGAAACATGCGATGATCAAAGCCTTTCACTCATTATTTCTCGCATCAAAGTCCACTTGAATGCCTTGAAGCGATACACATATGGGAAACACATCGTTGCCCGCGTTGAGAAACTTATCACCACTGGAGGTAActatctcttctctctctgtaTAACATCTAGTAAGACAAATGTCACAGATCATGATCATGCATCATTATTCGTTTTTTAA